The following are encoded together in the Verrucomicrobiota bacterium genome:
- a CDS encoding ABC transporter ATP-binding protein has protein sequence WLVLICPLMAGFDLPGDNPYEFDGVDLGVNISLHRKTGVKSLVSEISTGQRAALALSIFLSLNGGVVARAPWILFDDPVAHVDDVNLLSFLDMLRDLALLGNRQVFFATANARIADLFVRKFDCFGPNFKQILLERSMGAIRHI, from the coding sequence AGTGGCTGGTTTTGATCTGCCCATTAATGGCTGGTTTTGATCTGCCCGGTGACAACCCTTATGAATTTGACGGCGTTGATCTTGGCGTGAATATATCGTTGCACCGGAAGACCGGTGTAAAATCACTCGTATCCGAAATCAGTACCGGTCAGCGAGCAGCGCTTGCACTTTCAATATTTCTCAGCTTGAATGGTGGTGTTGTTGCTCGTGCACCATGGATTCTTTTCGATGATCCAGTTGCTCATGTTGATGATGTCAATCTTCTCTCGTTTCTTGATATGTTGAGGGATTTGGCATTGCTCGGTAACCGGCAAGTGTTTTTTGCTACCGCAAACGCAAGAATAGCCGATCTTTTTGTACGGAAGTTCGATTGCTTTGGACCCAATTTCAAACAAATCTTGCTTGAGCGATCGATGGGGGCGATCAGACATATATAA